DNA sequence from the Entomomonas asaccharolytica genome:
CCCAATTACCGCCAGCGATAGTTACGCCTACTTCTGAACCGACTACAACCACGAGTGAACCAATACAACCTGAACAGCCTATTGTAGACAATAACACCACTAATTCAGCTGCCCCTACTACAGCAGCGACCACACCTGAAGCCACTGTTACTACCCCAATAACTGGTAGTAATACAGCCACAACAACGACACCGACTAATCCTGTTGTTTCTCAGCCTAATGCTCAAGGCATAACACCTAGCTGGACAGTCCAAGTGGCGGCAGGATCTAATTTGCAAAATGCAGAAACCTTTACTAATAAATTACGCCAAGCTAATTACAATGCCTATATTCGCAGTGAAGGTAATATGCACCGTGTGTTTGTAGGTCCATTTATTGAAAAAGCAGAAGCAGCTCGTGTACAAAAATCCATTGAAAAACAATTTAAAGAAAAAGGGTTTGTTACTGAGTTTAAACCAGAAAAGAAATAACTGATTTTATATTTTAATTATATAGAGGGCTAAAAGCCCTCTTTTTTACACTATAT
Encoded proteins:
- a CDS encoding SPOR domain-containing protein; the protein is MSIFDGNLKQRLIGAVVVIVLAVVFLPMIFNNKGEKLPETVVTVPLEPTKPAQPATQLPPAIVTPTSEPTTTTSEPIQPEQPIVDNNTTNSAAPTTAATTPEATVTTPITGSNTATTTTPTNPVVSQPNAQGITPSWTVQVAAGSNLQNAETFTNKLRQANYNAYIRSEGNMHRVFVGPFIEKAEAARVQKSIEKQFKEKGFVTEFKPEKK